One Panicum virgatum strain AP13 chromosome 3N, P.virgatum_v5, whole genome shotgun sequence DNA segment encodes these proteins:
- the LOC120666561 gene encoding uncharacterized protein LOC120666561, with protein MEIEESGATPGPGRGKKRPPSPSTPDDDESTTSIDDTEWLVSDSDSDSEEGEDHDNQGANDPFTVDKFPTATCDHEEQINVLYIDPETRLRGPLPIRRYPPFRGGYHLFCADYKVNDKSELTVSSAGDCFNGSRCRPMQLFQLVDIKIAGYRHDQSGHANISGSVAMRDTVEPLRNYVYKRDINNCEAISVNQKTGVARLSFTSPARVISMVNRVLIEFELYVRTDALPEDKPKGECLIEGCTEFSDFHESKSFIQHRRMYGERCALDVKYMKLINAVEARVEVKVLHLGAIVGGINMKLLAKTAGFDEVIRLFRGVAPEPHSIMTFVVAAERRKNFDLYIEAAPRDNPFVGKEKSMSCSWRVYSFQPVFHGTDEEEVKLGEFAELSLKVIWKSYGF; from the exons ATGGAGATTGAAGAATCTGGGGCGACCCCTGGCCCTGGCCGCGGCAAGAAGCGGCCGCCTTCCCCTTCTACTCCGGACGACGACGAATCTACAACTAGCATCGATGACACTGAATGGTTGGTCAGCGACAGCGACAGCGACAGCGAGGAGGGCGAGGACCACGATAATCAGG GGGCAAACGACCCTTTTACAGTGGATAAatttccaacggctacttgtgATCATGAGGAGCAGATCAATGTGCTTTACATTGATCCAGAGACTAGGCTCCGAGGACCTTTACCAATCAGACGTTATCCTCCATTCAGAGGTGGCTATCATTTATTCTGTGCAGACTATAAGGTTAACGACAAATCAGAAT TAACTGTCAGCAGTGCTGGGGATTGCTTTAATGGATCTCGGTGCCGTCCTATGCAGTTGTTTCAGTTGGTTGATATTAAAATTGCGGGCTACCGACATGACCAGTCTGGACATGCTAACATCTCTGGCTCTGTCGCTATGCGGGATACAGTCGAGCCCTTGCGCAACTATGTGTATAAGCGTGATATTAACAATTGTGAAGCTATCTCTGTGAATCAAAAGACG GGTGTGGCACGTTTGTCATTTACCAGCCCTGCTCGAGTTATTTCAATGGTGAATCGTGTGTTGATTGAGTTTGAGCTCTATGTCCGGACTGATGCCCTGCCCGAAGATAAACCCAAGGGTGAATGCCTCATTGAAGGATGCACTGAGTTCAGCGACTTCCACGAATCCAAGTCATTTATTCAACACCGACGCATGTATGGCGAAAGGTGTGCACTGGATGTCAAGTACATGAAGCTGATCAATGCGGTGGAGGCCCGAGTTGAGGTCAAGGTTCTCCACCTTGGTGCCATTGTTGGCGGCATCAACATGAAGCTGCTTGCCAAGACCGCTGGCTTCGATGAGGTGATCCGACTCTTCCGAGGTGTTGCTCCGGAGCCACACTCCATCATGACTTTCGTTGTCGCGGCGGAGAGGCGCAAAAACTTTGATCTTTACATTGAAGCTGCTCCGAGAGACAATCCTTTTGTTGGGAAGGAGAAGTCCATGTCATGTTCTTGGCGGGTATACAGCTTTCAGCCTGTCTTCCATGGGACTGATGAAGAAGAGGTGAAGCTGGGCGAGTTTGCAGAACTTTCACTAAAGGTTATTTGGAAATCATACGG GTTCTAG